The following are encoded together in the Flavobacterium haoranii genome:
- a CDS encoding arsenate-mycothiol transferase ArsC: MYSILKQTIESLADLSVSEERKEVLNPLMDYIQSKVTNQEEIRLNFICTHNSRRSHLSQIWAQTMAFEFGFKNVFCYSGGTEATAMFPKVGETLVNQGFQIKKLSQEQNPVYAVKFDENQHPIVCFSKAYFDDFNPKTNFGAIMTCNNADEGCPMVFGAEARFPIKYDDPKTFDGTDLMNEKYAERSLQIASEMFYVFSQIK; encoded by the coding sequence ATGTATTCTATTTTAAAACAAACAATAGAGAGTTTGGCTGATTTATCAGTTTCTGAAGAACGTAAAGAAGTCTTGAATCCTTTGATGGATTATATTCAAAGTAAAGTTACTAATCAAGAAGAAATTCGTTTGAATTTTATTTGCACTCATAATTCAAGAAGAAGTCATTTATCGCAAATATGGGCACAAACGATGGCATTTGAGTTCGGATTTAAAAACGTGTTTTGTTATTCTGGAGGAACAGAAGCTACTGCTATGTTTCCAAAAGTTGGTGAAACTTTAGTTAATCAAGGATTTCAAATTAAGAAATTAAGTCAAGAACAAAATCCAGTTTACGCAGTAAAATTTGATGAAAATCAGCATCCAATTGTTTGTTTTTCAAAAGCATATTTCGACGATTTTAATCCGAAAACTAATTTTGGAGCTATTATGACATGCAATAATGCTGATGAAGGTTGTCCGATGGTTTTTGGTGCAGAAGCCAGATTTCCAATCAAATACGATGATCCAAAGACATTTGATGGAACAGATTTAATGAACGAAAAATACGCAGAACGAAGTTTACAAATTGCGAGCGAAATGTTTTATGTGTTTTCTCAAATCAAATAA
- the arsB gene encoding ACR3 family arsenite efflux transporter has product MIRNEKRLGFLDRYLTIWIFLAMLIGVGIGYFIPNSANFINSFSSGTTNVPLALGLILMMYPPLTKIDFSKVPQMFNQPKLLSASLFITWIVGPFLMFLLATFFLKEYPEYMTGLIIIGIAPCIAMVIVWNELAEGNRELTAGLIGINSLLQVFFFSLYAYFYLHVMLPLFGIKGLELNITITEIAKTVGIYLGIPFALAVVSRFAIKKYLGDKFFNQKFIPFISPITLIALLFTIVIMFSLKGEMIVDLPMDVVRIAIPLVIFFSIMFFLMFFVAKKIGANYRDTVALSFTASGNNFELAIAVSIGVFGINSGQAFAGVIGPLVEVPALIALVNLAFWFKKKYYK; this is encoded by the coding sequence ATAATTAGAAATGAAAAAAGATTAGGATTTTTAGACCGCTATTTAACGATTTGGATTTTTTTAGCAATGTTAATTGGTGTTGGAATTGGTTATTTCATTCCAAATTCAGCTAATTTTATCAATTCTTTTTCATCAGGAACTACAAATGTTCCGTTGGCTTTAGGATTGATTTTGATGATGTATCCGCCATTAACAAAAATCGATTTTTCTAAAGTACCTCAAATGTTCAACCAGCCAAAGTTACTATCGGCTTCACTTTTTATTACTTGGATTGTTGGACCTTTTTTAATGTTTTTATTGGCAACTTTCTTTTTAAAAGAGTATCCAGAATACATGACAGGTTTAATTATTATTGGGATTGCGCCTTGTATTGCCATGGTAATTGTTTGGAATGAACTTGCAGAAGGAAATCGCGAATTAACAGCGGGTTTAATAGGGATTAACAGCTTACTTCAAGTATTTTTCTTCAGTTTATACGCTTATTTTTATTTGCATGTGATGCTTCCTTTATTTGGAATCAAAGGTTTAGAATTGAATATTACCATTACTGAAATAGCTAAAACGGTTGGTATTTATTTAGGAATTCCGTTCGCATTGGCTGTTGTAAGCCGATTTGCAATAAAAAAGTATTTAGGAGATAAGTTTTTCAATCAAAAATTTATTCCTTTTATTTCTCCAATTACGCTAATTGCATTGCTTTTTACTATAGTAATCATGTTCAGTTTAAAAGGCGAAATGATTGTTGATTTGCCAATGGATGTTGTTCGAATCGCTATTCCATTGGTTATTTTCTTTTCGATTATGTTTTTCTTAATGTTTTTTGTTGCGAAGAAAATTGGTGCCAATTATAGAGATACAGTTGCGTTATCATTTACTGCTTCGGGGAATAATTTTGAATTAGCAATTGCGGTTTCGATTGGTGTTTTTGGGATCAATAGCGGACAAGCCTTTGCAGGTGTTATTGGTCCGTTAGTAGAAGTTCCAGCTTTAATAGCTTTAGTAAATCTCGCCTTTTGGTTTAAAAAGAAATATTATAAATAA